Part of the Besnoitia besnoiti strain Bb-Ger1 chromosome Unknown contig00015, whole genome shotgun sequence genome is shown below.
TACGCGATGCGACGCCCCGGACGACGACTTTAGGAAGCCGACGCCTGCACAGCCTCCTCGAGAAATATTGACTGGTCAGCTGCGGGCACTAAACGCGAGCTCCAGTCATTTTCTGACGCGCCATTGATAGACACTCGAAAACAGGCGCGTATatatgcgcatatatatacatatgtatgagCATCCACATCCACGTGTTAGATGGAATCGCTTTGTCAGGCGTGTTTGCACGGCAGTTACCCGTCTCTGACTTGTGCGCTGTCCGGTGTGAGCACTCGCCTCTTGAAACACCCTTGCGCCTTTCGTACGCGGATGCTGAACTCACCCGAATtgctgccgccttctgctggacgagtctctcccgcgtctcGATGTTGCGCGCCATCTCCTCTTTCGCTTGTTGAGCctcccgcagctgcgcctgcgccgctgccttctcgctcCTCAACTTCTTGATTGTAGTCAAGAGTGAACGGCAATCCAATTCTAGCATCCTGCAGTCCGACGCACGCACGCGGCATTCGTAGCTCCCTCTTTTGGCTCTACCTgtcgcacgcatgcgcgagaaCGGCTTCCGAAGCTCCAATATATATGGGTACAAAGAAGTTgccatatcctccgtaccAATCAGGCATTAAGGACATAAAGATCACGGCCAGGCAATGCATCGCTATTATCACGTTGGAAGCATCTCGCACACGTGCCTTTGACAGGCGTGCCAATCCCAAATCCGTAAAAGGCCACCGAATGCGCGCCGATAGACAAGTACGTATGTACATCCCTCCCTCGAGCAGAGGCTGGTGCCGCCCAATAGCAAACTGCATATGCATATCGGGTGGGAAGCAGCAGCATGCAAACACGCGGTTTTCGAGCTGGTGAGCACGCcagagagccgcgcaagATCTGCGCGTACTTTACTCTCTGAGAAGCCGGAATCCGGGTTGTTTCGAAGAACCTGAGGGACACGGAATacaggcagagagcgagatTGTCGGAGCCTGACTTCCTAGGACgcccgcgtggcggcgcgcgcgagtctggGTACGCACGCCACGGGCTGGCCTGTGGCTTGTGTTGTCGGGCGTGAGCCGCGCATGTGCAGAAGGCGTTGTGAGACTTGCGCAgtctcccgccgcctccctttCATCCCGCTCCGTTCGCTTGTCGTCTCCCACATACTCAATCATTTCTTTGACTCCGACGTGACCAGCGGCGGCTTGGCGGTTGTCCTGTTCAGCGTGCATTTGGTCGATTTCCTGttgctcctcctcgtcgaggtctTCTGCGAGGaggtcttcgtctgcgcctccaaaTTTCTTCCTCCGGGGTTCCTCGGTCTCGCGCAGGATCTCCTCGGTTTGCTCCGAGTGCTCAGGCAGCCTCAAGTCGACCcactcgcgctcgccggccgGCGCGCTGAACACCGGCTTCCGCAAgcccgccggcgtcttctgctCGACGGCTCCCAGCCCTGCGGGGCAAGTCAGAGACGCTTGCGACGTCAGCCAGGTCTCGCGGCCTTGGCgctccgctctgcgccgctcctgCTCCTTCTTGCGGACCTCCTGGGGCGACATGCCCGCGACTTCAGCCATGTGGTCGCACGTGCGCGAGTGCTTGCTCGCCGACGGgaacgccgacggcgcgagggaTGGCGACCGCATCGGCGACCCGCCCGTCGCCGGCAGAACCTCGTAGTTGTGCAGCGCTTCGCCCCACTGCTTCAGGTAGTTCACTTGCTGGAAGCCAAAACGAACAACAGGAGGCAGCCCAGTCGTCGAGAAAGGCGAGACTCGACTGCACGTGCTCCACGCCAGGGACGGTGCCAGCTCACAAATTCGGCCGCCTTTGAGCTCACTTCCTTGTGCGACGCACGCTAGACAAAAAAACGCGTCAATGAAACAACACGTCCGGACGCTCCTGCACTCAATGCAGAACTGTCAGCGAGAAAAGAACTGTCAGCGAGCGTGAGCGCATCTTGGCCAAAAGACAAGACACCGGCCTCCAACACGCAGTAGACGGGCTCTTTCACGCGCAGTAAGCGGCACTTTGgggagcgcgaagagaatcGTGCAAGATGCAGATACGaatatacacacacatatatatccCAGGTCTAGGTTTCACTGAGTACACACACGGTCCCGTAGGCATTTCATATCGACGGCGTTCCGCCCAAGGGTAGCTCCCCAAAGAGGCACGCAGGGCAAGGTGGTTGCTCTTATTCAACGCTCTCTGcatgcctgcgcgcggcagtGACGGAAGAGTCTGCGTACCGCCTTGAGATTCGCGAGAGTCCTGTCCTGACAAGTCCCCAGTTCTTGCTTGTCCGAAGAAAACAGCATTTCCAGGCCTTTGCCCAGAAGGCTCGTCGGCTGCGCTTTGCCTTGGTCGCTTTTGTCGCGGCCCTCTGGCAAGTACGAGAGATCGATCTGTTTTCGCGTTTGGTCCCGCATCGCGAGTCTGCaagacaagaaaaaaaaaagacagcCCCTTGCCTGTGTTTCACTGGGAGAAACGGAGCGCATTCCGCCAACCagagcgcggctgcagcgttatatattcatatatatagataccCCGCAGTATTACACGatcatgtatgtatatatatgcatatatatatatgcccaGTGGCTAGCTGGCATCGAGGTACAGACGTAGATGTTCACTGGACACAGAACGGGAGCGCCGGGTATCTCCTGCCCCGGGTTGCTAGCCGCGCTCCCACAGCTATCATCCTCAGCCTCGGAGTACCCAGAGCGGCTACAAATTCGCACGAaaataagtatatatatacatatatataggtaggTATACAGTTGAAGACATGCATCTGCAAGCGCATGTACAGCGAGTCGTGCATCTTTCGCTGTATGACGCTCTTCTGTCATGGCTTACTCTCGAGTGAGAAAGGTTGCGTGAACGTCAACATGAGCGCCGGCGGTATTGTCGAAttccttcgcggcgtcgAGTTGCTGACAGAGCGTCGCATGGCGCAAGGCACAGACGCAAGTGAGAGACGGCCCGCCAAAGGCGCATCCGAGAAAAACCAACAGACGCTCCAGACGACGCACGTGTATAGGGGAACCAGCGGCACACCTGTAAAAGCGAGAAAAGAACTTCCCTCTGCCCCCCCGCTTCCCTCCTGCCTTCTCCCCCTGAACAGTCTCTTGGCTTTCGGAACACAACCGAACCGGCTGAAGCGGCCGGGACGCGCGTGGATTCTTCACCTTCCTGCTCTCTCACCAGCCTCTGCAGAACCACGAGAGTGTGCTCAGCATCGCCGCCTTTGATGAAGGGAATcaccgtctccgcggcgctgagagCCGCTAAggtgcgcgacgaggcggcgcgctgcagtgGAGGTCCCccagtcttcttcgccgcaggccctgccttctgcgcccACTTCTGAaagcccgccgcgccgccgccggtcttCGCCAGCCTCGCTCCCTGCGGGGGAGCGGGCGACCCGCGCCGCATCGTGGAGACGAAGAGCCGGGAAACAGAAGAAGATGGAAAAATCTGTCaagacgaagccgcggcaggaggaggcAAACCGCGTAACGGAGAAggcaggcagacgacgaaAAAATCGAAACGTCGAGGCGGCaggggaggccgcgcgcggcagcgaaggaagGAAGAAGGTAGGAGCAAAACAAAGCGGAAACGCGTGACGGGCGTCCCACGAGCTTAATATCGATTTTCAGCAGAAAGACAACACACAGCCTACTCTAAAGAGAGACCAAATTGATTCATCCGCTACGTCAGCCCATGTATACGACGCCTGCGCTGTCCTTCAAAAAAGAGTGTCCCTGCTTGTCGCCTGGAGGCGGAAGGTGTCTACGGCCTCTCCGTTTGTCTCCGTCACACGAGGATTCGCCGTTGGGGAATCAGGTTATATCTCCTCCAGTCACAAAAACGATTCGCTGTCGAAAAACATGTCACATCGTCTAGTGTTTGAGCTGAGCCCACGGCGCCCCCGAGTTTAGGGCACCTTGTGCTGAAAGAACAGTTGTTCCGTGCGAGAGACTGGAGAGACGAGCGCAGAAAAGCCGCATGCTTTGAGAGGCGCGCTCCGTCAAGGAAGAGCCAACTCCAGCACCGTGGGGAAGGTCAAGAGCAAGAGAAAGACACCACACTGTTCCACTTGTATCGTTGAAAGTGACGTCAACGCACGGTCGCACGATGAATGCCTCACAAAGTCGCTACACGCCTGGTAGAGAAAAGAGCAAGGAGACTGCTTCGAACGCAGAACGAGGCCCATTTGCCGTCGCGCTTCACAAAGCTCTCTACAGAGCAGCATGAGCGAGGCTTGTATGATCGCTCCTCCAGCTACTGCAGTTCCGGCGACATATGCGTCACACGCCGAAGGAAAACTGTAGAATCCCAGGAGCGTGCCTGTGACGCACGCACAAGAGAGAGTAGATAAAGAAAACCGTGACAAGAGAGAAAGCAGTTCGCCCTTTCCTGTCAACGACGCACGTCTTCAGTCCTGTGAGTGCCAAGGGCGCGGGTGGCAGGAGTAGAGTCGGCAAAAGAGAATCGAGATCACGGGATTGGCGTAAACAGTCGCTTTACTTAGCACCTCGAACCTCAAAATATACCCACTTCTTGCGGTGGCCGTCAAACTACTGGAAACGCACCGGGAGTTGCTACGGCAGGGCTTTGCCGCCAAGACACAAAGGCAGGAAACAAAGGGGGAACAGGTGCGCACCTCGTGTAAAGATTCTCAAGAGGCTTCTAAatggagaaaaaagagactcTCGCCTCTGTGAAGTGCGGATTCCACAGGAGACAGTTCCGGACCGCAGCCAGCTAGCTCGTCTGCAAGTTCGATGCAATCGTCCAGTTGAACGGGTGAGAAAAGACGCACGCTTGCGTACGCGAGTGGAGTCTCGCAATTCGCACAGACTCGaaggaaaacagaaaaaagatGCTTGGTGGTCGGATGATGGTAGAGCATCAAGCTGAGAGAAACCCGCCGCAGGCTGTaaaaaaagagaagggaGGGAAAAGACAAGAAAGATCTCGGGAACGGTGCAGCTTGTGAGGCGTGGCGTTCGCCcgaaacgccgccgcagctacAGCGAAAAACAGGCACGGTCACCTAGACACGGGAAATTTGTAGAGACAACAAAGAGCAGAGCGGGAAACCGCTGGAATGTGCACGTGAAGACATGCATCGTCTCAACCCTGTCTGCATATCTCTGCAAGCAACTTGCAGGCGTCATGTGCCAACAGGAGCGAGGGAGATGCTGGGCGAGCGCTCTGTGCGACGGAGACCGGAGGCGGCAATCACTCTTCAAGCCCCGCTACGTGTGTTTTCGCGACAAACGTAGAAAACAGGTGACATGCCAACGGCAGCGAGCCAGCGAACTTGCATTTCTTCGCTATAAGCTCTTTCTGTGCACAAAAAAAGAGCAAAGGCCCTCTCCACCACTTCTTTgtagccgcgcggcggctagCGCGACGAGCTGGCCTAGGGACAGAGGCGGGAGATTGGCTCGCCTCAACTGAGGGAAATGAAACAGAGCAAGATGAGCATCGGCAGTTCCGAATGTAGAGCTTTCGTGCTGAACGGAAAGGGCAGTCTGGTGCTTTCTGCTCTCTCGTGAGCCACGAGGATGCATGTTATGTagagggcgggcgaggcaaAGAGATGCGGTTCCCTCGGGTGAGGGCTGTGACGATTCCACCTGGTCTACACTGGAACTCTCGTCTCGAAAGTCGACTCCTGGCCTTACCAACTGGGGGGACAGCCGCTCCAGCGAAAGCTCGTCTTTCAGCCGAGCTTTTTGCGGCCGCAGACTTGAAGTGAGGAGTCGAGTGCGGGGTACAAACTGTGCCAGGATTAATCATGTTTGTATGTGCATCTAGGTTGCCATTATCGGCTGTCAACCAAACACTCACGTTCTGCGATTggacggaggcagagaggatGGCAGCTGACGAAATACGATCCGCGCGAAAGCCGCTCTACGAGATCCAGTTTTGGGCTTGTACACTCGACCCCCGTAACTCGAGTATGTATGGGCGTCGGAAAGAAGCCGCGAACCTGCCGTGCGTACGACTGGCGACCTACGAGTTTCGCACGTTTGGGTAAGAGTTTCCATTCTTGCTGAGGGCAAGAAAGTGAACCTGAAGCTGCATGCGAGGatgagacgccgcggcgtctttaGCTCGAGTGAAACGAGTGCAGCGGCGTGATACAAAGGCACGAGCGTCAAAATGCACGACTCAGCACTCCTCTGTGGAAAACGATAGAGGGGTTCAGAGGATATGAAACTGTTTTTAGTGAATGCAACGAACGAGGCACGCGACTCGGAGACAAAAAAGACGAGGAGCACGGAGAGGCAGATGAAGTTTTATtcaggcggcagcagccgttCCTGCTTGCCTGCCTTGACTCAAGGCGTCGTTCCCAAGGCGCGGCTGACCCCAGTAGAAGAGGGAGTCCTTTGCTCAAGAGCCAGATACAGAACTCCACATCGGACTCTATTCTACCGCTAGTGTCTAGCTAGCTATCTCGTCATTTCTTTTTTCGTTCGTGGTGCCCAGCCTATCGTCGTTTTCCAAAGCTCCTTTAGATCTATCTCCAAAAACCTGTCTAACGGTGTCAGCTCGCCTGTGTCTATATCGCGGCCTTCTTGCTCTTATGCACACGCCGCCTTCTCCATTTGCATTGCAGCGCACTAGTTTCGCGAGGTTATATTTCTGCCAACGTAGGTTTTAGGAGTTGCTTCAGCTTGCTGGGAAGTTTCCCGAGTCTTCAATATCGCCACACGCATGCAAGTTTGCTTTACATAATTCAGGGACCGAAAGAGCGAAAACAAGGAACTCTTGACTATGTTTGCATagaagagcgaggagaacAAAGAACTAGAGGACAGACAGGAAAGTGGATCTCTTGCACCCGATCTTCACACACCTGGGCCCCGTTCTTTAGACGATGCGCTCGAGCTCCGTGGCATACTCTGAAAACAGCACACAGAACCAAGAGGGGAAGCTGAAAACAGCTTGTCAGTATCCGAGCAAAgcacgcagcgcgagagacgcactaggacagcggccgcagaacTCATCCACGACTCTAAGACCCGTTCGTTCCCAACGCTCGCGTGTGCACGCGCGCAACTGTCTGTGGCCTCACAGGCCAGAAATGAAAGAAAACGGAGAAATTTTGGAAATCAAGCGCAGGgaagcccccccccctccccccgaaGTACTAGGGATTAGTAGTAATTCAAGTTCTGTTAACTTCTTCGGCACCTGCGTGTTCCTGGGTTCCAGTACTGGCGCCAGAAACTATATTCTATACATCTGGGCTATCCTCTTTACTAGTAGTACGCTAGCATTCATTTCCCCTGCGCTCCAAACGGCGCGGGCGTTGGGCTGgaacggcgaagaggcgttCTGAGACTCACCGATGAGGTTGCCGATGACGTTGAGCGCCTGGATGCTGCAGTgctgaggcgcggcgagcttgTCGCTCTTCTTGTGGAACTTGAGCACTTTGCCTTGAATCTCCCACTCATGGTCGGCCTCGCCGCATGCTGAGAAACTCACCGCTGCAGCGAAACTGCCTGAGCCGACGCCCGCAGCCAACGTGCTCAcgctgcctgcagcggcagctcccCCGTCTGCGTGGTGAAGACGGCCCAGCGAACCTGCGGTTCCTAAGAGCGAAAAATGAAGGAAAAACGAGGCGAAATCGACGAAGAAaaggccgcagcgagacagcTGACGCCACGCACAAGACGCCAACGACAGCCGAAGTCCACACGCAAGCGTGAGGCAAACATGGATTGACTCTGAAACCCGACtccacacacatacacataaaCACcaatgaatatatatatatatatgcatgtgccGGGCAGGAGTGTCTGACGAGGTGCCGGTACACATACACGCTGAACTGTGGGACGGCTAGAGTCGCAGGCAGCACCAGCCTTGCAACTACGTGCAGGTGAAACGGAAACGAGAAAACTTGGAAGGCAGGCGGATGGGCACGCCGACTCTCCAAGCGAAGAAGTCTCTAGGCCCGTGCCTCACCATTGAGCTTTGCGTCGCCGGCATGCATCGCAGCCTCCTGTTGCTTTCCGAGGTTGTGCAGCTCGACAAAGACTTCGAGCTCGCCGAGGCTGTTCAAGTTGAGCGCCAGCATGGCGTAGTCGACGTCGACCTGGTCGTGCGCCCTCTCGAGGCAAGCGGCAGCCTTCAGGCGAACGGTCTTTACGAGTTTCTCGATGAACACGTGAGCCGAGGCAGGCAGCAACGTcccggcgccagcgccgtttttctgctcgccgctctgcgcgcgctgcagctccgaAATGAAGCCGTAGCTGCCTTCAATTAGGTGCTGCTCCAGCGCAAGCACTTCGGCGATGCGCGGGTCGGCGCGGATCTGTGCATCGCACACCCGCGCCTCAAAGTTTGATAGCTACACTCGCATGCAGCgtcccttctcgcccgcTAACGAAAGGGTCAACAGAGCCCAACAAGGCCCAATAAGGCGCAGAccaaggcgcgcgcgctcgacgGCTGCCTCAGTTCACGCCTCTCCGGAGAATTCCCGAGGTAAAGAGACTCGTCAGAAATCCGCGAAAAGCGACTCGAGCGCGAAGGAAGCATCTCAAAGTCCTCACCTGTGGGGCGAGCATCTGCAGCGCCATGTGAAACTCGCCGATGCGATTCGAGGCCAGAAACGAGAGGAGATACAGGCAGAGGAGCTCGCCCTGGAACTGAGAAGGGGGAAGCAGCTGAAGAACGCAGGAAAAAGGCAAGCGCATGCGAGTTCACAGCGACGCATGtagagaaaaagaggcaaTATCAAACGGTCAAAGTCTCCCGAGCGGGCTCGTGTTCCCAAGAGGGGCGCGTCATGAGAAAGGTGAAGACATCTATCCTCCCTTATACGAATGCATGCGTACGCATGCGAGATGCATCGTTCTCACTTCAGCGTAGTCTGTGTAGTATGGGAGCAGCATGAGCATGTGGCGCTCGAAGTTGTCTTCGCCCTCCAAGGGCTCGTCAGCCAtgccggccgcgccgccctcaaCACTCCGCATTTGCTCCTGCATCTCTGCGACGCTcagaagcgcggcgagctcgaAGCACTCCTGACCCACAAGGGCTACAGCCTGGAAAAGTAGAAAGAgagcggaaaaaaagacagCGGAGATCGAGAGCGCGACAGGAAGCCGCATTCGGCGTTCAGGCGAGAGGCATTTGAAAGACCACACTGGCGTGTCTGGATGTGGAGAAAGGAgctcgcgcatgcatggTCCTGCCATGAAAGTgggagcgcgagacgccagcGTCGATCCGCCGGAGAAAGTGATGAAAACAAGAAGTGCTCAGAACGGTGAAAGGGCCTCTCGACACTAGGTAGTGGCCTTCCTGAGATTTGAAGCAGTTTTGGAGGTTGCCGCAGGCCATGAAACGAGGCAATCGCGTCCCCGCTCCCCGCCCCAAAAATGGTGTCTTtgctcgttttctcttcgcaTTTCGAAAGCGCTTCACTCTCCTTCTCGTGTGTCTGGCGCAGGACAAGAAGGGTAAGCCATTCCGCGTAGTGTGTTAGTGCGCGTGCCCACTAGTCAGTATCCCAGTGTAGactttcttctgcttcttctgccaTAGAGTAAGCACTCCGCCCCGCGACGTGCGCCCCTCCTCCTTTCCTCCACGGGTCGTCTTCTTGTCTCCTGAATGATTTTCGAGTCTCTCCTTTGCTCTCGGACGTGCTTTGTTCCATCTTGTTAGCACCACCTCGCCTTCTCAGctcttccgcttcgtctgcgcagaCCGTTTATATTATCTTCTGCATGCGGTCTACTACCATCGATGACTTCCTCTGTTTTCTGTCTTGGAGGGCAGACCTACTTTTCGGTCAAACAGAAGGATGCTTGCACAGACAGGAGGCTGAAGAGGCAGCACCCAGGCGACTTCGCTCCCGATCGGCTTCCTCTGAAATTTTTTTTCCTAGGCTCCACACTACAGTATCGTTCCATCGCTCAGTCACACGTAATCAGCGCAGCTCGCACGCGCGGGAGAAGGAAACCCTACGGTGGAAAGTCGAGCTCAACTCACACTCCCGCGcagaggggagggagggagagcttccccccccccccccccccccccctttcccGCTAGGCACGAAGCTCTCCGGCCGTCTTCTGGCCTTCGGCGTGCACAGACCTGCTCCGCGGCAGTCGCTCGGCGGAAGTCAGAGAGAGGATCCCCTCGGGGCAAAGGGCGTCAGAGTCCGGATTCACATCACGCGCGAGCAGGTCGCCTCTACACACCAGCCCGACTCTGCTTACGTCTGTCCATCCGCTTGTGTGACACTTGTGTAGACGTGTGTATCTctgcgaggcggagctgTGCCTGGATTCAGTGCGCTGGCGAGGGGACTCGAACGCTTGGAAGTTGTCTTTCTGGTTGGAGCGCGTCGCACCGCAGTCAGGGCTCGACTGAAAACCACGAatgagcggcagcggccccCTCCCGtgtccccctcctcccctcctctctctctctctcccgttcTGTACCTTGAGGAGCGACGGCTCGGAGAAGTTGCTCAGGGGGTTGAGTGTGACGAAGATCTTCACTTTTTGAAGCAGCTGCCACGCCTTCGTCAGATCCAGGTGCCCCTTCACGTACTGCTCGCGCACGACGTGGAgggcctcctgcgcctcctgcagccccgtctgcagctgcgggctCGCCATGGTGCAGCGAAAAACGAGAAATCGGAGCACAAAGCAAAGAAGCCGCCAAACGCGACGAATCCTGACCGTGAGCCGAGGCGCAAACCGACACGCGGCCTgtgaagcgcgagcgagaaaagaagaTCAGGTTCTCAGCCAGGGAGAGTTCAGGCGAGCAGTCAGGCCCTATGACTGCGAAAtcctgcgtctctgcaggaGTCAGTGATTGCCTCAGGGGAGGCGATGCCACGGACAGACGGTGTGGAGGGCAAcgagagccgagagagaagcTCGCTGGAGCAGAAGATCTCAGACAAGAGACACAACTCGAGTGATAGAGACGCAGGACGTACTGCACTGTGAGATGTCCAAGCAGCAAGAGGCACCCGTAGGCCTGTTGGTggcagagacgcagggagCGAAGCG
Proteins encoded:
- a CDS encoding SAC3/GANP family protein (encoded by transcript BESB_029250), whose amino-acid sequence is MASPQLQTGLQEAQEALHVVREQYVKGHLDLTKAWQLLQKVKIFVTLNPLSNFSEPSLLKAVALVGQECFELAALLSVAEMQEQMRSVEGGAAGMADEPLEGEDNFERHMLMLLPYYTDYAELLPPSQFQGELLCLYLLSFLASNRIGEFHMALQMLAPQIRADPRIAEVLALEQHLIEGSYGFISELQRAQSGEQKNGAGAGTLLPASAHVFIEKLVKTVRLKAAACLERAHDQVDVDYAMLALNLNSLGELEVFVELHNLGKQQEAAMHAGDAKLNGTAGSLGRLHHADGGAAAAGSVSTLAAGVGSGSFAAAVSFSACGEADHEWEIQGKVLKFHKKSDKLAAPQHCSIQALNVIGNLIEYATELERIV